Proteins encoded within one genomic window of Nonomuraea gerenzanensis:
- a CDS encoding nucleobase:cation symporter-2 family protein produces MKSEVHPVDARLPAAQLGTLGLQHVLAMYAGAVAVPLIVGGALKLPPDQLAYLINADLLISGIATLIQCVGVWRFGIRLPIMQGCTFAAVTPMVLIGTTQGGLPAIYGAVIVSGLLVVAVAPYFARIVRFFPPLVTGTIITIIGISLLPVAARWAAGGAGSPTYGEPRNIAMAAAVLLFILAIYRLSKGFLGRVAVLAGIAAGTLVAIPLGFTDFSNVGSAALFGISTPFAFGLPTFQVTAIISMCVVMLVSMTETTGDFVAVAEMTGSELTPRRLADGLRADGFSTALGGVFNTFPYTAFAQNVGLVGLTGVRSRWVVATAGGILVLLGLIPVLGAVIAAIPQPVLGGAGIAMFGTVAASGIRTLSKVSYEGNHNLVIVAVSIGVAAIPVGAPDFYDEFPHWAQTILDSGISTGSLLVITLNLVFNHLRSAPAERGM; encoded by the coding sequence ATGAAGAGTGAGGTGCATCCGGTCGACGCCCGCCTGCCGGCCGCGCAACTCGGCACGCTCGGGCTGCAGCACGTGCTGGCGATGTACGCGGGAGCCGTGGCGGTGCCGCTCATCGTGGGCGGCGCGCTGAAGCTGCCACCCGACCAGCTCGCCTACCTGATCAACGCCGACCTGCTGATCAGCGGCATCGCCACGCTCATCCAGTGCGTCGGCGTGTGGCGGTTCGGCATCCGGCTGCCCATCATGCAGGGCTGCACGTTCGCGGCCGTTACCCCGATGGTGCTCATCGGCACCACCCAGGGCGGGCTGCCGGCCATCTACGGTGCCGTCATCGTCTCGGGGTTGCTCGTCGTGGCCGTCGCCCCGTACTTCGCCAGGATCGTCAGGTTCTTCCCGCCGCTGGTCACGGGCACCATCATCACGATCATCGGGATCTCGCTGCTGCCGGTCGCGGCCCGCTGGGCCGCCGGCGGGGCGGGCAGCCCGACGTACGGGGAGCCGCGCAACATCGCGATGGCCGCCGCCGTGCTGCTGTTCATCCTGGCGATCTACCGGCTGTCCAAGGGGTTCCTGGGCCGGGTCGCGGTGCTGGCCGGCATCGCGGCCGGCACGCTGGTGGCGATCCCGCTCGGGTTCACCGACTTCTCGAACGTGGGCTCCGCCGCCCTGTTCGGGATCAGCACGCCGTTCGCGTTCGGGCTGCCGACCTTCCAGGTGACCGCGATCATCTCGATGTGCGTGGTCATGCTCGTCTCCATGACCGAGACCACCGGCGACTTCGTGGCGGTGGCCGAGATGACCGGCTCCGAGCTGACCCCGCGGCGGCTGGCGGACGGGCTGCGCGCCGACGGGTTCTCCACCGCGCTCGGCGGCGTGTTCAACACCTTCCCCTACACCGCCTTCGCGCAGAACGTCGGGCTCGTCGGGCTGACCGGCGTGCGCAGCCGCTGGGTCGTGGCGACAGCCGGCGGCATCCTCGTGCTGCTCGGCCTCATCCCGGTGCTCGGCGCGGTGATCGCGGCCATCCCCCAGCCCGTGCTGGGCGGCGCGGGCATCGCGATGTTCGGCACGGTGGCCGCGTCGGGCATCCGCACGCTGTCGAAGGTGAGCTACGAGGGCAACCACAACCTGGTGATCGTGGCCGTCTCCATCGGCGTGGCAGCCATCCCGGTCGGCGCGCCCGACTTCTACGACGAGTTCCCCCACTGGGCCCAGACCATCCTGGACAGCGGCATCAGCACCGGCAGCCTGCTGGTGATCACCTTGAACCTCGTCTTCAACCACCTGCGCTCTGCCCCGGCCGAACGCGGGATGTGA
- a CDS encoding glycerate kinase, whose product MVQHVLVAPDKFKGSLTAAEVCSRVSAGLGVPTVELPVADGGDGTVDAAVACGFDRITIEVTGPTGERVPASYAWQPAGTAVVELAEASGLRRLPGECEPLTATSYGTGELIADAVRRGAKRVVLGLGGSACTDGGAGLAQALGARLLDGDGRDLPRGGATLKELARIDLSGFLDVSGVEFVVASDVDNPLLGPHGAAAVYGPQKGATPDDVKTLEAALARLAAVATATHGLMGAVEHDDVVRAMGVAGAPGAGAAGGVGFAALAFLHAEIRPGIDYLLDLLGFGELVQGARLVITGEGSLDEQSLRGKAPVGVAQAAARAGVPVVAVCGRRTLSDDELRAAGIEAAYALTDLEPDPARCMAEAGPLLERLATRLAADRHLEGNG is encoded by the coding sequence GTGGTTCAGCATGTTCTGGTCGCCCCGGACAAGTTCAAGGGGTCGCTGACGGCCGCCGAGGTGTGCTCGCGGGTGTCGGCCGGGCTTGGTGTGCCCACGGTCGAGCTGCCCGTCGCCGACGGCGGTGACGGCACCGTGGACGCCGCCGTGGCATGCGGCTTCGACCGGATCACGATCGAGGTCACCGGGCCGACCGGCGAGCGTGTCCCCGCCTCCTACGCCTGGCAGCCCGCCGGCACCGCCGTGGTCGAGCTGGCGGAGGCGTCCGGGCTGCGCCGCCTGCCCGGCGAGTGCGAGCCGCTGACCGCCACCAGCTACGGCACCGGCGAGCTGATCGCCGACGCCGTGCGCCGCGGCGCCAAGCGCGTGGTGCTCGGGCTGGGCGGCAGCGCCTGCACCGACGGGGGAGCGGGCCTGGCCCAGGCGCTCGGCGCCCGCCTGCTCGACGGCGACGGCCGCGACCTGCCCAGGGGCGGGGCGACGCTGAAGGAGCTGGCCCGCATCGACCTGTCGGGCTTCCTCGACGTCTCCGGCGTGGAGTTCGTGGTGGCCAGCGACGTGGACAACCCGCTGCTCGGCCCGCACGGCGCCGCCGCCGTCTACGGCCCCCAGAAGGGCGCCACGCCCGACGACGTGAAGACCCTGGAGGCGGCGCTGGCCCGCCTGGCCGCCGTCGCCACCGCCACGCACGGGCTGATGGGCGCGGTCGAGCACGACGACGTGGTGCGCGCCATGGGCGTGGCGGGAGCGCCGGGGGCGGGCGCGGCGGGCGGGGTCGGGTTCGCGGCGCTGGCGTTCCTGCACGCCGAGATCAGGCCCGGCATCGACTACCTGCTCGACCTGCTCGGCTTCGGCGAGCTGGTGCAGGGCGCCCGCCTGGTGATCACCGGCGAGGGGTCGCTGGACGAGCAGTCGCTGCGCGGCAAGGCCCCCGTCGGCGTGGCGCAGGCCGCGGCCAGGGCCGGTGTGCCCGTGGTCGCCGTCTGCGGGCGGCGCACGCTCTCCGACGACGAGCTGCGGGCCGCCGGCATCGAGGCCGCCTACGCCCTGACCGACCTGGAGCCCGACCCGGCCCGCTGCATGGCCGAGGCCGGCCCCCTGCTCGAACGCCTCGCCACCCGGCTCGCCGCCGACCGCCACCTGGAGGGCAATGGATGA